In Ureibacillus thermophilus, the genomic stretch AAGGGTTCAATTTTCCGGGCACCCCTCAGTTTACCCCCTTTCAAATGTTAGCGAATATCGGAAGCACCCGTCTTCATTTTGGTTTGATATTTGCAATTGCTGCTTTGATTATATTTGCCTTTTTGCTGACAAAAACTCGCTGGGGATATGAATTGAAATTATTAGGGGCAAATAAAGAGGCAGCTCAAAATGCCGGGATTCATATCAACCGACATATTTTGCTTGTGATGCTAATCAGCGGTGGTTTGGCAGGATTTGCAGGGGCAATCGAAGTTTCAGGTGTAGCCCATCGATTAATGTATGGCATTTCACCGGGATATGGTTATACCGCCATCATTGTGGCATGGCTCGCGAAATTAAATCCTTGGGCAATGGTAATCACTTCTCTCTTTATTGGCGCTTTAATTGTCGGGGGCTATAGTGTGCAACTGATTGGGCTGCCATCCTCATTTTCGTCCATGATTCAAGGACTGATTCTCATTTGCTTATTGAGTGGTGAAATGCTCAGCAAATATCGATTGAAAAGAATGTAATGGTAAAAGGAGGCTACCGCTATGGACGTCATTCCACTGATACTTGTAGCAGCTATTTCCGGAGGGACAACGCTTTTATTTGCCGTACTGGGCGGCATTTTAAATGAAAAAGCGGGCGTCACCAATTTAGGCACGGAAGGAATTATGTTGATGGGGGCTGTGATTTCAGCAACCACTTATATTCGGACAGAAAGTATTTTGTTTGCGGTTTTCGTCACGTTGATTGTAGCAGGCATATTAGGACTTGTTCATGCGATACTTTGCGTTACTCTCAGGACGAATCAAACGGTGACAGGGCTTGCCATGACGCTCTTTGGAACGGGTTTTAGCGCATATTTAGGAAAACCGGTGGCAGGATTGCCGATTTCTGCAAAGATCCCCTCTTTTGATATACCAGGTTTGAGCGCCATTCCATTCATTGGCGTCATGTTTCAACAGTTCAATCTATTTATATTGTCAAGTATTTTACTTGCCATTTTCTTATATGTTTATATGTTTAAAACCTCTTGGGGGCTCCATCTGAAAGCAGTAGGCGATAACCCATCCACATCGGATGCGATGGGGATTTCGGTTGTAGGTATCCGCTATTTTCATGTGATTGCAGGTTCCATGCTCATGGGGTTGGCCGGCTGTTATTTAGTGATGGTGTATTCCCCTAGCTGGATTGAAGGGATGACGGCAGGAAGAGGATGGATTGCCATTGCTTTAATCATTTTCGCTCGTTGGAATCCATTATTTGCAATTTTTGGTTCTTATTTCTTTGGCGGTTTAGATTCCCTCGGCTTCCGTTTGCAGCTGGTGGAGATTGCGGTGCCATCCTATTTCTTGAAGATGATTCCATATATTGCAACCATTCTAGTGCTGATGTTTATTGGATGGAAAAATCGCCATAAACCTTCAATCGAGCCAAAATCTTTAGGCATTCCTTATTTTCGTGAACAACGCTTTTAATTAAAGGTGGTGGTGTGAAGGAGAAGATGCTTTTTTTAAAAATGGAAAATTGCAGGAAATGGAGGAAAATGAAATGGAATTCAGAAAAAAATGGATTAGCCAATTCTTATTTGCTACTTTCATGCTTGTTTTGCTTTTTGCATTAACTGCTTGCTCACAAGGTTCAGATAGCAGCGAAGGGACAAAGGAGAAGGAAGAAAATACGGCAGCAGAAAATTCATCAGATGATTCCAAAGAGAAAAAAATGCCTAGAGTGGCCTTCGTCTATATTGGCGTACCTTCTGATGGCGGTTGGACGAAAACCCATGATGAAGGACGGGAACTCGTTGATAAAACTTTTGGCATCAAATCGACAACAGTTGAAAATGTGCCAGAAGGTCCGGATGCCGAGCGCGTCCTCGAAGAATTAGCGCAAGATCATGATATTATTTTTGCGACAAGCTATGGTTACATGGATTATGTCATCAATGTGGCTAAAAAATATCCGAATGTAACATTCCTTCATGCAACAGGCTATAAAAAAGCTGAAAACGTTGGCACATATCAAGTGAAAGGCTGGGAGTCCAGCTATTTAGCGGGTACCGCAGCTGGTTTGCTGGCGAAAAACGGAAAAATTGGATATGTTGGGGCATTCCCAATTCCAGAAGTCATTTATTCCATCAACGCCTTTACATTAGCAGCAAAAGCAGTAAATCCTGATGTTGAAGTATCCGTAGTGTGGAGCAACACTTGGTTCGACCCAACAGCTGAAAAACAAGCAGCTGAAACTTTGCTTGATCAAGGCATTGATGTACTAGCAAACTATCAAGATTCTCCAACAGGCATCCAAGCAGCGGCTGAACGCAATGTTTGGGGAATGGGCAACGATGCGGATATGAGTGCTTATGCACCTGAAACATATATTACAAACCCGATAATTAACTGGGGCGACTACTATGTTCAAACCGTTCAAAGCTGGATTGATGGTAGATGGAAATCTGAGTCTTATTTGGGCGGATTGAAAGAAGGAATGGCCAATATTGCCCCATTCGGCAAAAATGTTCCGGATAAAGTAAAACAAAAAGTGGAAGAAGTCAGAAAATCCATCATGTCTGGCGAAACTGTAATTTTCAAAGGCCCACTTTATGACAACACTGGACAACTTCGTGTAGCGGAAGGCGAATCTTTAACAGATGAGCAAATTTTATCCATGGATTGGCTTGTAGAAGGCGTAAAAGGCAGCATTCCGAAAAATTAACGTTTTCGAAATTTGGGCTTCCAAAAATAAGATACCCTGTAAAAGTTAGATGCTTATCTAATTTTTACGGGGAATTTTTTTCTTTAGTTTGAAGATTGATATAGTTATAGTTAATATTAAAATTTTTTAAAAGGGTGAAATAAACAAATACAGCGCCTACTTTATAAATATTGAGATAACTGCCATTTTTCCTTTTCTTTTTTAAGGTTCTATCTGTTGTTTGTTGGAATAACAGAAGAGGTCTTTATTGAAAATGAAAAACCTCCCATGAAATAGTTTATTGCAATTTCATGGGAGGTTTTCGTTGGAAGGATAGATTTTATC encodes the following:
- a CDS encoding ABC transporter permease — protein: MDVIPLILVAAISGGTTLLFAVLGGILNEKAGVTNLGTEGIMLMGAVISATTYIRTESILFAVFVTLIVAGILGLVHAILCVTLRTNQTVTGLAMTLFGTGFSAYLGKPVAGLPISAKIPSFDIPGLSAIPFIGVMFQQFNLFILSSILLAIFLYVYMFKTSWGLHLKAVGDNPSTSDAMGISVVGIRYFHVIAGSMLMGLAGCYLVMVYSPSWIEGMTAGRGWIAIALIIFARWNPLFAIFGSYFFGGLDSLGFRLQLVEIAVPSYFLKMIPYIATILVLMFIGWKNRHKPSIEPKSLGIPYFREQRF
- a CDS encoding BMP family ABC transporter substrate-binding protein codes for the protein MEFRKKWISQFLFATFMLVLLFALTACSQGSDSSEGTKEKEENTAAENSSDDSKEKKMPRVAFVYIGVPSDGGWTKTHDEGRELVDKTFGIKSTTVENVPEGPDAERVLEELAQDHDIIFATSYGYMDYVINVAKKYPNVTFLHATGYKKAENVGTYQVKGWESSYLAGTAAGLLAKNGKIGYVGAFPIPEVIYSINAFTLAAKAVNPDVEVSVVWSNTWFDPTAEKQAAETLLDQGIDVLANYQDSPTGIQAAAERNVWGMGNDADMSAYAPETYITNPIINWGDYYVQTVQSWIDGRWKSESYLGGLKEGMANIAPFGKNVPDKVKQKVEEVRKSIMSGETVIFKGPLYDNTGQLRVAEGESLTDEQILSMDWLVEGVKGSIPKN